The Ovis aries strain OAR_USU_Benz2616 breed Rambouillet chromosome X, ARS-UI_Ramb_v3.0, whole genome shotgun sequence genomic sequence TCTCAAGCCCAGCGAGGATCACTACTGTCTCTGATTTCTCCCgtactggcagatggattctttactactgtgccacctggggtcTTTCTTAAAGCAACATCATTTTTATAGCTGTCTTACTCTTGAGCTGCTCATCTAAGCATTGCTAGCCCAAGGGCTCAAAGGCCAAGCCATATCACTGAATTTGACCAAACCCTTGGCACCTGTGAAATGTCTATTTGCTTCACTTGCTCACTGAGACTGGgtctttcttgtgtgtgtgtgctctgtcacaTCCAActtttgtgagcctatggactgtagctcaccaggtccctctgtccatgtgatttcccaggtaagaatactggagtgggtggccaagccctcctccaggggaatcttcgccactcagggattgagccctatGTCTCTgatttctcctgcactggcagatggattatttactactgtgccacctgttGTCTTTCTTAAAGCAACATCATTTTTATAGCTGTCTTACTCTTGAGCTGCTCATCTAAGCATTGCTAGCCCAAGGGCTCAAAGGCCAAGTCATATCACCTCTGTTGGATGTGTTGAGGATATTTAGTGATAGATGTGGAATTAGTTTATTAAATCCTTTCCTCTGTATGTACAGAGAGAGAAGAACCTCTATATTGAGTGTGAAACACAAAATCTTGAAAATCAGTATCTTTCCCTTAATCCTATCAAACATAAAACCCAAATCCCAACAAACCAAATCATTTACTGAGAAAAAGTAAGTTATGCAAACAATGTGTATTACTGAAGTTAAGTGTCTGGCGCCCCTCTGGAACCACTCACCTTCCTTTCCAGTATCCCCTCCTAGGTTCCTATTGCAGTgccttttgattttctttcatttgggCCCAGTTTGGCCCACTGGGAAACAGGATGtcatcttttctttccccttccccaTTCTACTTGTGAAAGTCATTCCTAAATATGCCTTTGTTCAGAAGCCCACACTCCCATCCTGACCTCCTCTCCTTACTCGTTCTCAGGCCCCTAGTCTAAGGTGTACATAGGCAAGAGCCCTTTTGGTTTCCCACCCCTTTGTGACAGAGATCAGTGTCTGCTCTCTCCTCCTATCTCAAAGGAGGAGGTGGCCTTTCCAAGCCTACCCAAGCCAGTAAATTAACTTTACTTTTCGTATATTTGTGAACATTTATCTTACTTTCCTAACACAGAggtatataaagaaataaaagccctCTATCCTGCTGTCCCTACCCTACTCCATTTTTCTggataaaaaatgttttcccaaAGCATTTCTATGCTTATATAAATGCATAATATaaaaggaatacacacacacatgtatgtgtatgtctgaTACATATGCACACAGACTAATTTGGGGAGTAACTTTGTTTCACGTAAGATACAGctggccatctttttttttttttttcttaaacagtgCACTGAACATGTCTCCAGCATAGTATGCAGGATCTACTTCATTCTCTTACGTACTTCTTACATGTTCAAGCTTTCTGCAGCTATCTCCTTCCCCATGGCCCAAGTTTCTCTGTATTCAAAGAACTCTCGCGGTCTTGTATCCCACACCCGTCATTCCTTCCCTTCATAGTTAAAGGTCCTTGAAGAAGAGCCCCCCTCACTGAGCACTTCCCACTTGCACTCACTCCTCAGTCCTGGAGATTGGGcttctacccccacccccacccagactGGCTCAAAGATCAGCATGGCCAAACCCAAGGAACACTTTCCATGTCATAGTGCCCCACCCCCTGGAGCCCTGGGCACTGCTAAACACACTCCCCTTGCAACTCTTTCCCCCGTTTAAATCTCCTAAGTATTTCATTGCCTCCATGGTTCCCAACCAGGGGTGAATTTGTTCTGTGAACACGTGAACATCCTTGATTGTTACAGTCTCTTCTGGGGGTGTGAAgtgtgctactggcatctagtgggtagaggccagggattcTGCCAAACATCCTGTAATTGACAGGACACCCCCTAGAGATGAGGTATCTACATCATCAGAAGATGGCAGGCAGTTGCACTGTCAGGAGTGCTGAAACTGTGAAACTCTACCCTCCAcacacatgctcagtcgtgtccgaccttttgtgacccaccaggctcctctgtccatgggattctccaggccagaatactggagtgggttgccatctcccctaggggatcttcctgacccagggattgaatctacttctccttctgcattggcaggcaagttctttaccaaccagccacctgggaagccccaaattctaCCCTATAAGGATATAAACAAGTCCAAGAAAGTTTCTGTCAAGTGAAAGACTTTTAATAACTAGTTAGGGATCTGGGCACAGATCCTGGTAACAATAATGCACATCTGCCCCCAAAGGAGACAACCAAGAGTCACATCCAGCTGCTGTAGAAATGTCCCAGGGCTAGTTTAGGGTCATAAAAAGTTTCAGTCTTTAGGTTCACAGTtcccagtgaatgttcagggctcCTCCAGTTGTGCCTCAGTCTGGTCCAGGTATAACTTCTCAACATCATTCCACCTGTGGGCTAAACCATACATTTAGCTCCCCTCAACACAGCTTAGTTATCAGAGAGGGAAATGCAGACCATCCTCCCCCTCCCTGTTTTACACCCTCCCTCTGGAAATTGATTTCCCATCAGGGTGTGTTCTATTATGCATTTCTGAATTTACTAGGACCTTTGTAGCCAGATTCCCCTCCCACTATAAtctggggagagaaaaaaaatctcaggatcTTTTGATCCTTTGGTCAGTGGTCTAGACCAGCAAGCCCTCCAGGTACTATCAGTTGCTGACTCACCTTGGCAGTGGCACAAGTTCCCTATTCAGATCTGCCTGTCCCTAGTTAGAAGTGGGGACTGGCGAGGATTCTCCTGTCACGAGGCTGAACAACAGCGATAGCAGTCCTTGTCTGCAGCTAGTGCTGGCATCCGCTGTGTGAAGCCCTGAgggattcctttaggattggtgaATCTCTGCCCTGTTGTAAACCCAGGGTTAACCCCAGGCCTGCTTTAATTGTTTCTCATATAACTTGCTCAGAACATGAATGGACTTCTTGTCCAGTTCATTCCTGGAGACTTGGGATGCAGGAATCCCCACTAGTCCAATCCTGCTCCAACCATCTACAGCCTAGTGAAGGGAGGGGTAATGCAGGGAGTTGGGGTGCTATATACTGGCTGCCCACGTCCACCAGATACTAGGTttgggaaaagaaatacaaacagaaGCTGCAGCACTTCTAGGGTGCCGAATGCCAGTGGTCTGGAACACAAAGGGGGTCGTCAAAACAagtctttttctctatttatctCTCTCCCCTTAACCCCCCAATCTACACCTTCCCCAATCACTATCCCATACCTTCTCTcccacccctttcccctcctctctcacAACTTCCTTCCCCCATTTAACCACCCATCCTGTCTCTCTACTCTTCCCAAGCCCTCTtcccccccttcccctccctctgaaAACTGATCTCCCATCAGGTAagtttctattctgtttcacATTTCTGAATCAAGCGTTCTGTAGCCAGATATCTCTCCCACATCGGAAGCAAATTTTCTGCCTTGCAAAATTCAGAGCTTTACACCAAGGGCAGTTCCAATCCCCTGGCCTCCGAAATGATGCAGGTTTTCTCTGCTGATGGGGATCATAGTCACTCCTATTTCTGGTGGGTTCTTGAGGGCCTATTCCCCAGCCCCCCCCATTAGACCACAAGCTAAAACCAAAGGGCCTGCAATGGGGAGACGGTTCAGCTGGAGCTCCTGCTGTGACCGCTGCTGCTGGTGAGGATGATGTGCTTAGGAATAAAGTGGGTGTGGATGGTGTGGGTGCATCTGGAAAAGGAGATGAGCAGCATGAGTATGAGTATGTGAATGAGGCAGGGAGCTGGACAGGAAGGTTCCCTGGTGAGGCTGTACACATGGACTTGGTTGTTTTAAATAGATAACGCCTGGCTTTTCCCATGGACCTGCGatctcccttcctctgcccacCAGAGGAGGGACTTTTCTGGTCTACAACGCTGAGAAGCTGCATAATGTCTACAACCatctcctctgctgcctcctcagcctcctccaCCCCCGCAGCTCCCGCCCCTTCCGcatcctcctttctttctcctcttgtgGCTTCAGAAGCCGCAGCAGGAGTAGCAGTGGCCCatgcctcctcctcttcctcttcactgGTTCCTTCTGTCTCAGCCCCACTGGCAGTGGCCATGGCCAGACCTGGCCCCTTGGCAGCTCGTTCCCGCAGAGACTCCAGCTCCTGGAGGAAGTGAACAGAGTTGAGACCTGTCCTGGGGGCAAGGCTGGGGCTGGGACTGGGGGCTGGGGCGGGAAGCAGGGCAGGGACCAAGTAATCTTACTGCCTGGAAGAGCTTCCACCTCAGCTGATCCCTTTCTTTCCGCGTCTTCTCCAGGTTGGCCTGCATTTGCTGCAGCTGGAAGGCTGCTTCCTTGCATTCCAACTCATGCTGTGCCATGTACAACTTCAGGTCTGAGGCCAAGGCATGTGCGGCCGACTTGTGCAGCCCAGCTAAGTCGTGCAGCCACTGCACCCTGTGCCCGTGTAACTGGCTCTGTCTGCAGGCAAAACGCATGCCCAGGGCTAGGCTGCCCCAGGCACAAGCCTCTTTGGCCTGTCCGGGCACCTGACGGTCCTCTAGGATGGCCTTGAACTTATCCTCCACCTTCTCCCAGGACAGAGAGAGATTCTCGAGGTAGAACTCTGGGCCTTTCGCGTGCCTGGACATCCTCTCGTTAATGAAAGCCATCACTTTACCATGCCAGAACCCACTACTTGGGTCTTCGGGTTTCAAGGCCATGATGACTGAGTGCCTTTGGGGCTTGGCTGGTCCTGTGGGGACGAATCAATcagtcctctccctcccctccccccatcccttcAATCTCCTCTTCTCTGGTTGCTCCCTTCCCCCCAGCCCGCAGCCACCTCACACCCTCCTAAAGACCCTATACCTGCCTCAGGACACCTCCCACCAAGCCTCACCTCCTGTCAGTGGGCGTGCAGCCCAAACAAAACCACTTAccacagcaaaagaaatgattttgatctctatctccctccctccctgaggGCTCTGAAGAAAGAAAGGTTCCTAAAAACCGTTCAAGGTGTTTGCCTTTGGACTGTTCCAACTTCCAGAAACGGCAGGGGTGGGAGAGGTGTGTGAGGAAGATTTCTCCCCTCCCCCGGCCATAAGGGAACCTCCTATACTGTTGAAAGTCTTTGAAGTCAGGGAGAAACAGGAGTGGTGAGAAAAGACTCATAACCAAGAACATGAAGGGCTTGTAATCGAGTATCAAAATTCTCAACCCCCCACCATAATGGTTTGTCCTGCTCACGAGACCCGCCCCTAGTTCTGACAGAATATTCTACCACAGGAAACAGCGCCACCCACTGCCCACTCAAGATTCTGTGAGAAGTGAAGGGAAACAGCGCCGCCCCCTGCCCACTCAAGATTCTATGAAAAGTCAAGGGAAACAGCGCCGCCCCCTGCCTACTCAAGattctgtgaaaagtgaaagaaagtgaagtcgctccgattctttgcgaccccatggactgggtagtctgccagactcctctgtccatgggatggatcttcccgacccagggatcaaacccagggatcaaacccaggtctcccgccttgtagacagatgctttaccgtcagagccaccagggaagtcctctgtagCTGCCATTATAGACACAGCAAAATTCTGATACttggtcagcaaacttttttaaaaattattattgttattattaaggGCTATGGggatggatagaggagccttgtaggctgcagtccatggggtggctaagagttggacatggctgagcaacttcactttgacttttcactttcatgcattggagaaggaaatgacaacccactccagaattcttgcctggagaatcccaaggatgggggagcctggtgggctgccgtctatgtggttgcacagagtcggacacgactgaagcgacttagcagcagcagcaggcagagaaCCTTTGTCTCAACTACTTGTAACACAAAAGCAATCATAAGTAATACTTGAAGAAGTAGCTCTGTTCCAGCAAAACTTTATGTATAAAAAGTGACAACTGGTAGGATTTGGTCTGTCGTTTGCCAACTCCTGATCTAGATTCATATTTCCTGTGTGTCCCAAAGATATCTCAAATCCAAAAGTTCATAAGTTTACCTTTCTCCTAAGAAACAATTCTTTATATTCCTATGTTGTTCAGTAAAGAGACATTGAAATCACTAATACCACCTCCCTTTAATAAGAATCAAATCAGTTCCCAAGTCTTATCACTAATACCTCAGATGTCAAACTTTTTTGACATCCATTCCCATTTAGGGGTTGCCGCTGTTGCTTTTGCTTgttaaataatctgcctgaaTTCCATTTCTGATTTCTAATATCTTCTTAATGTTTCCTATGATCATATTGCTTtccagctttaaaaatatttaaatgaattccTGTGACAAATTCCTTGGTCTGACATTAGGGTCTCATCTCAGGCTACCTTTATTATTAATTTAGCTCTCTCTAGTCTCTTCTCTCTCATTATTTGTATACCCAAGGGACTAGCCATGCAGAGATATATTCATTGTGGATTAAAATTTATGTTTCCATCCGAAAAATCAGATGTTCATTACTTGTTATCTGGGCACTATGTTCTGTGCTATGAACTACTTTGAAAAAGACAACATTTATTCTTTAAGGGTTTTATACCAGATAGTAACCgaaaaaagattataaattaGGCATTAAAGTATCACTTAAGAAGATGGTTAAGTACCACCGCTATAAATCCCAGTGTTTTAGCTCTTGTTTAAAATGTTATCTTGTGTCTTCTTTCCATTTCAATTTGTGTATTTTAATTATCAACCCTTAGTGGGAGGTGTTCATATTTTTGCTTGTGCTTGAGGGACTTCTGCAGAAACAGCATTCAAAATATAATGTAGAAATCAGAAAGGTGAGGAATAGGGAGATGCTGGAGTCAGAGAGACCCATTAGGGGGAtgcttagtcagttcagttgctcagtcatgcctggctttttgtgaccccatggactgcaggactccaggcttctctgtccatcagcaactcccagagcttactcaaactcctgtccatccagttgatgccatccaaccatttcatcctctgtcgtccccttttcctgccttcgatctttcccagcatcagggtcttttcaaatgagttggctctccttatcaggtggccaaagtattgaagcttcagcttcagcatcagtccttccaatgaatattcagggatgaatacctttaggattgactggctggatctccttgcagtccaagggactctcaagagacttccccaacaccacagttcaaaagcatcaacactttagcactcagcttttttatggtccaactttcacatccacacataactactggaaaaaccatagctttgactagatagacctttgttggcaaagttatgtctctgctttttaatgtgctgtctaggttggaaatagcttttcttccaaggagcaagcatgttttagtttcacggctgcagtcaccatcagtagtgattttggagccccaaaaataaagtctgtcactgtttccattgtttccccatctatttgccatgaagtgatgggaccagatgccattatctttgttttttgaatgttgaattttaagccagcttttgaaGTCTCCTCTTTGAcgttcatcaataggctcttcagttcctcttcactttctgccataagggtcttgtcatctgcgtatctgaggttattgatatttctccctgcaatcttgattccaacttgtgcttcatccagcccagcattttgcatgatgtactctgcatataaataaacatggtgacaatatacagccttgacgtacttctctcccaatttggaaccagtccattgttccatctcCGGTTCTAggtgttgcttcctgatctgcctaCAGAATTCCCAAGAGGCAgttaaggtggcctggtattcctatctcgttaagaattttccacagtttgttgtgatccacacagtcaaaggctttggcatagtcaataaagcagtagtagatgtttctctggaactctcttgctgtttatATGATCCAAAAgcatgttgggaatttgatctctcgttcttcttccttttctaaatctagcttgaacatctggaatttcttggatCACATACTGCTgaggtctggcttggagaattttgagcatttctttgctatcagctgagatgactgcaattgtgtggtagtttgaacattctttggcattgcccttctttgggattggaataaaaactaaccttttccaatcttgtggccactgctgagttttccaatttgctggcatattgagtgcagcactttcacagcatcatcttttaggacttgaaatagctcagttggaactccatcacctccactagctttgtgcatagtgatgcttcctaaggcccacttggcttcaaaCTCCAAGATGTCTCTCGTTCTAAGTGATTGATCACACCGTTGTGGTTATctggtcattaagatatttttttgtatagttcttctgtgtattcttgccaccttttcttaatatcttcttcttctgttaggtccatactgtttctatcTTTTATCGTGCCCACCTTTACAtaaaatgctcccttggtatctctaattttcttgaagagatctctagtctttcccattttgttgttttactctatttctttgcatttcattgatcactgaggaaggctttcttatttctccttgttattctttggaactcagcattcagatgggcatatctttccttttctgctttgcctttagcttctctttttttctcagctatttgtaaggcctcctcatgtagccattttgcttttttgcatttcttttccatggaaatggtcttgatcactgcctcctgtacaatgtcactaacctccattcatagttttcaggcactctgtctatcagacctaattgTCTGAATCTATTTGAATTcagaatctatttgtcacttccactgtataaccataagagattttatttagaccatatctgaatggtctagtgttttcccctactttcttcaatttaagtttgaattttgcaataaggagttcatgatctgagccatagtcagctctggtcttgtttctgcagattgtgtagagcttctccatctttggctgcaaagaatgtaatcagacttatttcagtactgaccatctgctgatgtccatgtgtagagttgtctcatGTTattggaagagcgtgtttgctatgaccagtgtgttctcttagcaatactctgttagcctttgccctgcttcattttgtgaaACAAAAGAAGACCAAactggcctgttactccaggcgtctcttgacttcctacttttgcattccagtcccctatgatgaaaaggacatcttttttggcattaattctagaaggtcttgtaggtcatcatagaacaaCTCTTCAACTTTAGTTTCTTTGACATTAGTGTTTGGGGCATGGACTTACATTACTGCGATATTGATTGGTTtgacttggaaacaaacagaaatcattctttcatttttgagattgtacttAAGTAcagcatttcagaatcttttgtttactatgagggttactccatttcctctaagggattcttgcccatcatctgaattaaatttgtccattccagtccattttatttcactaattCCTTAaacgtcaatgttcactcttgccatttcttgtttggccacttccaatttaccttgattcatggacctaacattccaggttcctatgcaatattgttctttacagcattggactttcttccatcatcagtcacatccacaactgggtagtgtttttgctttggctccatctctattctttctggagttatttctccactcttctccagtagcatttgcTACCATAATTCAAAATGTAAACTAAGGGCAGTGGTGTTTAGGATGGAGTTATGCACATCCAGAGCTTTTTGTTAAGCAGAATTGTTATGAACGTCAAAGAAGGGTCAGGATGTGAGAATGAATAGGCTAATTCCCAGGTTTCTGTTATAGGGAACTATGTAGATGATGATGCTATGTGCTTAtatggaaaatgaaagagaaactagGTGCGTTCACCTTTAGACATACTAAGATACCTGTGGGACGTCCCAATAGAGATATCCTATAGGTGGTTAGATGTATGAGTCTAGAACTTAGGAGAGACATCAGGGCTGGAGATGTATTGAGATATGGATTTTGGATTTGAAGCAATGGTTAATATAACCCAGGGAGAGGACACAGAACAAGAAAAACAGAGTGCCTAGGATAGATTCCTCCTAGAGGATTTTTCCTCCATTGACATCTTCCTTTCTGCCACTGTCCACTATCATTGACAGTTTTATAGCTTGCCTACTTCTTTGCCTTCTCTTCTAGCCTCAGGACATTTttaccttactttttttttttattattacttctaTAACACTTTAAACATGAACTTTAGCTTGTGATCACATGTCTCTATATACTCCCATCCTTCTAATTCTGCTTATAAACactttcagaaaattaaataatttcttttgacCAAAAGGTtggaggagggaaaaaatgaagacaggGAAACATGTTAAGATCCTAATTTAGTAGTACAGAGAAGACACGGTTGGTGCTTGAACTGTGGCAGGACCTAGATGAAATATCAGGTAAGAGGagcattttaaaacagaattagcACAGCTTGTTAACCGATTGTGTAAGGGAAATAAGTACAGATATGTGGAATGGAGGATGATTTTGAGGCATCTAACTTGAGAAACTAGATAGTATGGTTAGCGATGCCTCTCTAATTATTATAGATAACATAGGAGCAATAACAGATTGCAGGGAGGAGATTCAATCTTGGGACTGATAAGTGCCTTCATGATATTAATATGCAATCAGAGTTTGGGCTGGAACTAGGAGAGAGTACAGAACTAGAGAAAAATATTACAGACTTCGATGTCTTCAGCACTTAGTTTGTGGTTGAAATCTAGTGTTTTAACAAAATTTACGGAGGTGAAAGCTGGAGGGACAAAATAAAggaacaaacaagcaaataaaacagaagtaggaaTCCCGAGGCCTAGGGGAGGATGGCTAACATTTTGGAGATACCTCAGggaaaaaagggcttccctggtggttcagatggtaaagaatctgcctacaatgcaggagacccgggttcaatcccagtcttgggaagatcccctggagaagggaatggcaacccactccagtattcttgcctgggcaattccatggacagaggagcctgtgggctacagtccatggggtcgcaaagagtgggacatgactgaatgagtaacacacagggaaaaagaagagccaaCCATAGAGTTAAAAAGAGTGATCATAGAAGTAGACAGTCCTAAGTGAAAGATATCTTAGAAATAACGAGGGGTTTAGAAAGTTGAAGGAATGAGAGTGAAGTAGAGGTCCTTAGATTTGGCAAGTAAGATATCCTTGAGTCTGTTGATAGAAATTCAATAGACTAAAGGGGCAGAAATCCAGTGTTAGTGGGTCATAGAGTGAAGTTAGAGCAGCATGCAGAACTTTTGCATGTTACCAGTCTTTTAAGACCTCTGACAGTGGCAGTTATGGTGGGTAGGCAGGGATCAGAGAATAGATCACAGAGACATAGGGTATTACAGCTTAGTTGCTAATACAATTAACATATATAATTGCCAACACAAAAATACAATACTCTATCTTCTGTATGGGGAAGAAGATAACCACATAGAAAGGAAACTCGGTGCTTTTGCAGTGTTTGCAGTGTGACTTGGGTGATAAAGCAAAGCTTTGTGAATATTGTAAGAATACTTACAAAACTACTTATTGACAGATACAGAAATATCAGTGTAATCTAAATGAAAAGAAGTGGAGAAGTAAGAAATTCAGTTGACCCTtcaacaacatgggtttgaactgtatGGTCCAATGATATGccattttttttcagtagtaaatgcTATAGTGTGGCAcgatccacagttggttgaatcatGGATGCAGAATCACTGATGGAGGAACCACATTAGATGGCATCCCTAACCACACTCTTTAACTATAATTATAGAGTCAGTACAGTTGGTTGTAgaaggtttcctggaggagacttttttctttttaaaatgaacatcaGGATTCTCCACAGATTTCTGAAGAGCTTTTTGGTTATGGTCTTACTATGTAGCAGACTGACTCttttaaaattgtcttc encodes the following:
- the LOC121818201 gene encoding testis-expressed protein 13A-like, translated to MALKPEDPSSGFWHGKVMAFINERMSRHAKGPEFYLENLSLSWEKVEDKFKAILEDRQVPGQAKEACAWGSLALGMRFACRQSQLHGHRVQWLHDLAGLHKSAAHALASDLKLYMAQHELECKEAAFQLQQMQANLEKTRKERDQLRWKLFQAELESLRERAAKGPGLAMATASGAETEGTSEEEEEEAWATATPAAASEATRGERKEDAEGAGAAGVEEAEEAAEEMVVDIMQLLSVVDQKSPSSGGQRKGDRRSMGKARRYLFKTTKSMCTASPGNLPVQLPASFTYSYSCCSSPFPDAPTPSTPTLFLSTSSSPAAAVTAGAPAEPSPHCRPFGFSLWSNGGGWGIGPQEPTRNRSDYDPHQQRKPASFRRPGDWNCPWCKALNFARQKICFRCGRDIWLQNA